The Bacillus vallismortis genome window below encodes:
- a CDS encoding calcium-translocating P-type ATPase, SERCA-type: protein MKFHEMGQTDLLEATNTSMKQGLTEKEVKKRLDKHGPNELAEGKKTSALLLFFAQFKDFMVLVLLAATLISGFLGEYVDAVAIIAIVFVNGILGFFQERRAEQSLQALKELSTPHVMALRGGSWIKIPSKELVPGDIVKFTSGDRIGADVRIVEAKSLEIEESALTGESIPVVKHADKLKKPDVSLGDITNMAFMGTIVTRGSGIGVVVGTGMNTAMGKIADMLESAGTLSTPLQRRLEQLGKILIVVALLLTVLVVAVGVIQGHDLYSMFLAGVSLAVAAIPEGLPAIVTVALSLGVQRMIKQKSIVRKLPAVETLGCASIICSDKTGTMTQNKMTVTHVWSGGKTWRVTGAGYEPNGSFTLNEKEISVNEHMPLQQMLLFGALCNNSNIEKRDGVYVLDGDPTEGALLTAARKGGFSKEFVESHYRVIDEFPFDSVRKMMTVIVEDQDRKRYIITKGAPDVLMQRSSRIYYDGSAALFSNERKAETESVLRHLASQALRTIAVAYKPIKAGETPSMEQAEKDLTMLGLSGIIDPPRPEVRQAIKECREAGIKTVMITGDHLETAKAIAKDLRLLPKSGKIMDGQMLNELSQEELSHVVEDVYVFARVSPEHKLKIVKAYQENGHIVAMTGDGVNDAPAIKQADIGVAMGITGTDVAKEASSLVLADDNFATIKSAIKEGRNIYENIRKFIRYLLASNVGEILVMLFAMLLALPLPLVPIQILWVNLVTDGLPAMALGMDQPEGDVMKRKPRHPKEGVFARKLGWKVVSRGFLIGAATILAFIIVYHRNPENLAYAQTIAFATLVLAQLIHVFDCRSETSVFSRNPFENLYLIGAVLSSMLLMLVVIYYPPLQPIFHTVAITPGDWMLVIGMSAIPTFLLAGSLLTRKK, encoded by the coding sequence ATGAAGTTTCATGAAATGGGGCAAACAGATTTACTAGAGGCAACCAATACGTCCATGAAACAAGGATTAACAGAAAAAGAGGTGAAAAAACGCCTCGACAAGCATGGGCCAAACGAGCTAGCAGAAGGGAAAAAAACATCAGCGCTTCTCTTGTTTTTCGCGCAGTTCAAAGATTTTATGGTGCTTGTGCTTCTGGCGGCAACGTTAATCTCAGGATTTCTTGGTGAATACGTAGACGCGGTTGCGATTATTGCGATTGTGTTTGTGAATGGCATACTCGGTTTCTTTCAAGAAAGGCGTGCTGAGCAATCTCTTCAGGCTTTAAAAGAGCTTTCAACACCACATGTCATGGCGCTCAGGGGAGGAAGCTGGATAAAGATTCCTTCTAAAGAACTTGTGCCGGGGGATATTGTGAAATTTACAAGTGGTGACAGAATTGGCGCGGACGTTCGAATTGTTGAAGCGAAAAGCCTTGAAATAGAAGAATCAGCGCTGACCGGGGAATCAATCCCGGTTGTGAAGCATGCCGACAAATTAAAAAAACCGGATGTTTCGCTCGGTGATATTACGAATATGGCATTTATGGGAACGATTGTGACCCGCGGCAGCGGTATCGGGGTCGTCGTCGGAACAGGAATGAATACGGCAATGGGGAAAATTGCCGATATGCTTGAATCGGCGGGGACACTGTCAACACCGCTGCAAAGACGACTGGAGCAGCTCGGGAAGATTTTAATTGTTGTTGCGTTGCTGCTGACGGTACTTGTCGTTGCTGTCGGTGTCATTCAGGGCCATGATCTGTACAGTATGTTTTTAGCGGGTGTGTCGCTGGCTGTAGCTGCTATTCCGGAGGGGCTCCCGGCGATTGTGACAGTGGCGCTGTCACTTGGCGTACAGCGGATGATTAAGCAAAAATCAATCGTAAGAAAGCTCCCTGCGGTTGAAACGCTTGGATGTGCATCTATCATTTGTTCAGATAAAACAGGGACAATGACGCAAAACAAAATGACGGTGACACATGTCTGGTCCGGAGGAAAAACATGGAGAGTAACAGGGGCCGGCTATGAACCGAATGGAAGCTTCACACTGAACGAAAAAGAGATCAGTGTCAATGAGCATATGCCGCTTCAGCAGATGCTGCTGTTCGGAGCGCTTTGTAACAACTCCAATATTGAGAAAAGAGACGGCGTATATGTGCTTGACGGAGATCCGACAGAGGGGGCGCTGCTTACCGCGGCGAGAAAAGGCGGTTTTTCTAAGGAGTTTGTTGAATCTCATTATCGGGTGATTGATGAGTTTCCGTTTGATTCTGTACGCAAAATGATGACTGTCATTGTAGAGGATCAGGACAGAAAACGGTATATCATTACAAAAGGTGCACCGGATGTGCTGATGCAGCGTTCTTCCCGTATTTATTATGACGGCTCAGCGGCTCTTTTCTCTAATGAGAGAAAAGCAGAAACAGAGTCGGTATTAAGACATTTGGCATCCCAGGCGCTCAGAACGATAGCAGTTGCCTACAAGCCGATTAAAGCAGGTGAAACACCGTCTATGGAGCAGGCGGAAAAAGATTTGACGATGCTCGGCCTTTCAGGCATTATTGATCCGCCGCGGCCGGAAGTCAGACAGGCGATTAAAGAATGCCGTGAAGCGGGAATCAAGACTGTCATGATTACAGGCGATCATCTGGAGACCGCTAAAGCGATAGCGAAAGACTTGCGCCTCCTTCCGAAAAGCGGCAAAATCATGGACGGCCAGATGCTGAATGAACTTTCTCAAGAAGAGCTTTCTCATGTGGTGGAGGATGTGTATGTATTTGCACGCGTTTCTCCTGAGCATAAACTGAAAATCGTGAAAGCTTACCAGGAAAACGGGCATATTGTGGCGATGACGGGAGACGGCGTCAATGACGCCCCTGCCATTAAACAAGCTGACATCGGAGTCGCTATGGGCATTACCGGGACAGATGTGGCCAAAGAAGCGTCATCCCTCGTTCTCGCGGATGATAATTTTGCGACGATCAAGTCAGCGATAAAAGAGGGCAGAAACATCTATGAGAATATCAGAAAGTTCATCAGATACCTGTTGGCTTCTAACGTCGGAGAAATCCTTGTCATGCTGTTTGCGATGCTGCTTGCCCTTCCTTTGCCGCTCGTGCCGATTCAGATTTTGTGGGTCAACTTGGTGACGGACGGATTGCCGGCAATGGCGCTCGGCATGGATCAGCCGGAAGGAGACGTGATGAAGCGGAAGCCTCGTCATCCGAAAGAAGGGGTATTTGCCCGCAAGCTTGGATGGAAGGTCGTCTCCAGAGGATTTTTAATCGGAGCTGCCACTATTTTAGCGTTTATCATTGTATATCACCGGAATCCGGAGAATTTGGCTTACGCCCAGACGATTGCGTTTGCAACATTGGTGCTGGCTCAGCTGATTCACGTTTTTGACTGTCGCAGCGAGACCTCTGTTTTTTCCAGAAATCCGTTTGAAAACCTGTACTTAATAGGCGCAGTATTGTCATCTATGTTGCTGATGCTTGTCGTCATCTACTATCCGCCGCTTCAGCCGATTTTTCATACGGTAGCCATCACACCGGGAGACTGGATGCTCGTCATCGGCATGTCCGCCATTCCTACTTTTTTGCTAGCTGGGTCACTTTTGACAAGAAAAAAATAA
- the gmk gene encoding guanylate kinase gives MKERGLLIVLSGPSGVGKGTVRQAIFSQEDTKFEYSISVTTRSPREGEVNGVDYFFKTREEFEQMIADNKLLEWAEYVGNYYGTPVDYVEQTLQDGKDVFLEIEVQGALQVRNAFPEGLFIFLAPPSLSELKNRIVTRGTETDALIENRMKAAKAEIEMMDAYDYVVENDNVEKACDKIKAIVLAEHLKRERVAPRYKKMLEVE, from the coding sequence ATGAAAGAAAGAGGGTTATTAATCGTTCTCTCAGGTCCCTCAGGAGTTGGTAAAGGAACGGTTCGGCAAGCGATCTTTTCGCAGGAAGACACAAAATTTGAATATTCGATCTCGGTAACCACAAGAAGTCCGCGAGAGGGCGAAGTGAACGGAGTCGATTATTTTTTCAAAACGAGAGAAGAATTCGAACAAATGATTGCAGACAACAAGCTGCTTGAATGGGCGGAGTATGTCGGCAATTATTACGGCACTCCTGTCGATTATGTTGAACAGACGCTTCAAGATGGAAAAGATGTCTTTTTAGAAATCGAAGTTCAAGGCGCTCTTCAAGTGAGAAATGCTTTCCCGGAAGGCCTGTTTATTTTCCTTGCGCCTCCAAGCCTTTCTGAACTGAAGAACAGAATCGTGACACGGGGAACGGAAACAGACGCTCTGATTGAAAATCGAATGAAAGCCGCAAAAGCTGAGATCGAAATGATGGATGCTTATGATTATGTCGTTGAAAACGATAATGTCGAAAAGGCTTGCGACAAAATCAAAGCAATCGTTCTCGCTGAACATTTGAAGCGGGAGCGCGTTGCACCGAGATATAAGAAAATGCTGGAGGTTGAATAA
- the priA gene encoding primosomal protein N', translating to MNFAEVIVDVSTKNIDRPFDYKIPDHLKGMIKTGMRVIVPFGPRKIQGFVTAVKEASDLSGKSVKEVEDLLDLTPVLTEELMNLSSWLSDKTLSFKITALQVMLPAALKAKYEKELKITQGADLPPQVDRLFSETKTLLYSDIPDHDTLKLIQKHVQKGSIDVTYKVAQKTNKKVVRHIQANANLEELAKQAEELSRQAAKQQAILHFFIAEPEGVKIPAADLCKKTGASSATIKTLIQKGLLKESYEEVYRDPYQDKMFKKTEPLPLTDEQSAAFQPIRQTLENDEHKVFLLHGVTGSGKTEIYLQSIEKVLAKGKEAIVLVPEISLTPQMVNRFKGRFGSQVAVMHSGLSTGEKYDEWRKIHRKEVRLVVGARSAIFAPFENLGMIIIDEEHESSYKQEEMPRYHAKEVAIKRAEHHSCPVVLGSATPTLESYARAQKGVYELLSLKHRVNQQVMPEVSLVDMREELRNGNRSMFSVELMEQLEETIAKGEQAVLFLNKRGYSSFVMCRDCGYVPQCPHCDISMTYHRYGQRLKCHYCGHEEPVPHTCPECASEHIRFFGTGTQRVEEELTKVLPNARVIRMDVDTTSRKGAHEKLLSAFGEGKADILLGTQMIAKGLDFPNVTLVGVLSADTTLHIPDFRSAEKTFQLLTQVSGRAGRHEKPGRVIIQTYTPSHYSIQLTKSHDYETFYQHEMAHRREQSYPPYYYLALVTVSHEEVAKAAVTAEKIAHFLKANCGADTKILGPSASPIARIKDRYRYQCVIKYKQETQLSALLKKILEHYKREIEQKHVMISIDMNPYMMM from the coding sequence ATGAATTTTGCCGAGGTCATCGTTGATGTCAGCACTAAAAATATTGACAGGCCTTTTGATTATAAAATCCCGGACCATCTCAAAGGCATGATTAAAACGGGCATGCGGGTCATTGTTCCATTTGGCCCCCGTAAAATTCAAGGGTTTGTGACAGCTGTGAAAGAAGCATCTGATCTCTCGGGGAAATCTGTCAAGGAAGTAGAGGATTTATTAGATCTTACACCTGTTTTGACAGAGGAGCTGATGAATTTGTCATCATGGCTGTCCGACAAAACGCTGTCTTTTAAAATAACGGCGCTTCAAGTGATGCTGCCTGCCGCATTAAAGGCAAAATATGAAAAAGAACTAAAAATCACACAGGGCGCCGATCTTCCGCCGCAAGTGGATCGGCTGTTTTCTGAAACAAAGACTCTGCTGTATTCAGATATACCCGATCACGATACGCTGAAACTGATTCAAAAGCATGTTCAAAAAGGCAGCATTGACGTGACATATAAAGTCGCGCAAAAAACGAATAAAAAAGTGGTCAGGCATATTCAGGCAAATGCGAATTTAGAAGAGCTTGCCAAGCAAGCAGAGGAATTATCCCGCCAAGCAGCCAAGCAGCAGGCGATTCTTCACTTTTTCATCGCTGAGCCGGAAGGTGTAAAAATTCCTGCGGCGGATTTGTGCAAAAAAACGGGTGCAAGCTCTGCGACCATCAAAACCCTTATCCAAAAGGGGCTTTTGAAGGAAAGCTATGAAGAGGTTTACAGAGATCCCTATCAGGACAAAATGTTCAAAAAAACAGAGCCGCTCCCGCTGACAGACGAACAGAGCGCTGCCTTTCAGCCAATACGCCAGACATTGGAAAACGATGAACATAAAGTGTTCCTCCTTCACGGCGTGACAGGAAGCGGAAAAACGGAAATTTATTTGCAATCGATTGAAAAAGTACTGGCGAAAGGAAAAGAAGCCATCGTCCTCGTACCGGAAATATCGCTGACTCCGCAGATGGTCAATCGCTTTAAGGGCCGTTTCGGCTCTCAGGTAGCAGTCATGCACAGCGGATTATCCACAGGAGAAAAATATGACGAGTGGCGCAAAATCCACCGGAAGGAAGTGCGGCTTGTCGTCGGCGCCAGATCGGCTATTTTTGCTCCGTTTGAAAATCTCGGAATGATTATCATCGATGAAGAGCATGAGTCCTCTTATAAACAAGAAGAAATGCCGCGCTATCATGCGAAAGAGGTTGCGATCAAGCGGGCTGAGCATCACAGCTGCCCCGTTGTGTTAGGCAGTGCTACGCCGACATTAGAGTCATATGCACGGGCGCAAAAGGGTGTGTACGAGCTTCTTTCGCTGAAGCACCGCGTTAACCAACAGGTGATGCCTGAGGTTTCGCTTGTCGATATGAGAGAGGAGCTAAGAAACGGCAATCGCTCAATGTTTTCAGTTGAATTAATGGAACAGCTTGAAGAAACGATTGCCAAGGGTGAGCAGGCGGTGCTGTTTTTAAATAAAAGAGGCTATTCTTCCTTTGTGATGTGCAGGGATTGCGGATATGTCCCGCAATGCCCGCACTGCGACATTTCCATGACGTATCATCGTTACGGCCAAAGGCTGAAATGCCATTATTGCGGACATGAAGAGCCTGTCCCGCATACTTGTCCCGAATGTGCAAGCGAGCATATCCGCTTTTTCGGGACGGGGACACAGCGAGTGGAGGAAGAGCTGACAAAAGTTCTGCCAAATGCGAGAGTGATTCGGATGGATGTTGATACGACTTCAAGGAAGGGCGCCCATGAAAAATTATTGTCAGCTTTCGGAGAAGGAAAAGCGGATATTCTTCTCGGAACGCAAATGATCGCGAAAGGGCTTGATTTTCCCAATGTCACACTTGTCGGAGTGTTAAGTGCTGATACAACACTCCATATTCCTGATTTCAGATCGGCCGAAAAAACATTTCAGCTGTTAACGCAAGTGAGCGGCCGGGCAGGAAGGCATGAGAAACCCGGCCGTGTCATCATTCAAACGTACACACCGTCCCATTACAGCATCCAGCTGACGAAGTCGCACGATTATGAAACATTCTATCAGCATGAAATGGCGCACAGGAGAGAACAATCCTATCCGCCTTATTACTATTTGGCTCTTGTGACGGTTTCTCATGAGGAAGTGGCGAAAGCAGCTGTTACGGCTGAAAAAATCGCTCACTTTTTGAAAGCAAACTGCGGAGCTGACACGAAAATTCTCGGGCCTAGCGCGTCGCCGATAGCCCGGATCAAAGATAGATATCGCTATCAATGCGTGATAAAATACAAACAGGAAACCCAGTTATCCGCTTTATTGAAGAAGATACTGGAACATTATAAACGCGAAATTGAACAAAAGCATGTAATGATTTCAATTGATATGAATCCTTATATGATGATGTAA
- the fmt gene encoding methionyl-tRNA formyltransferase, protein MTRIVFMGTPDFSVPVLRNMIEDGYEVVGVVTQPDRPKGRKKVLTPPPVKEEALRHGIPVLQPEKVRLTEEIEKVLAFKPDLIVTAAFGQILPKELLDSPKYGCINVHASLLPELRGGAPIHYSILQGKKKTGVTIMYMVEKLDAGDMISKVEVDIEETDNVGTLHDKLSAAGAKLLSETVPNVIAGSISPEKQDEEKATYAPNIKREQELINWSRTGEELYNQVRGLNPWPVAYTTLNGQNLKVWTSKKTPAPTKAEPGTVVAIEKEGIIVATGNGTALLLTELQPAGKKRMKGEDFVRGAHVEAGDMLGVNNEKK, encoded by the coding sequence ATGACAAGAATCGTATTTATGGGAACGCCTGATTTTTCAGTTCCTGTTTTAAGAAACATGATAGAGGACGGATATGAAGTAGTGGGGGTCGTCACACAGCCGGACCGTCCGAAGGGCAGAAAAAAAGTGCTGACACCTCCTCCGGTCAAGGAAGAGGCATTGCGTCACGGCATCCCGGTTCTTCAGCCTGAAAAAGTCAGATTGACAGAAGAAATCGAGAAAGTGCTGGCATTTAAGCCTGACCTTATTGTAACCGCAGCATTCGGACAAATTTTGCCGAAGGAGCTTCTCGACAGCCCAAAATACGGCTGCATTAACGTTCACGCGTCTCTTTTGCCGGAACTGCGCGGCGGAGCTCCGATCCATTACTCCATTCTGCAGGGAAAGAAAAAAACAGGTGTTACCATTATGTATATGGTAGAAAAATTAGATGCGGGCGATATGATTTCAAAAGTGGAAGTGGACATTGAAGAAACCGACAATGTCGGAACGCTGCATGATAAATTAAGCGCGGCTGGCGCGAAGCTATTGTCTGAAACCGTTCCAAACGTCATTGCCGGCAGCATATCACCTGAAAAGCAGGATGAAGAGAAAGCGACATACGCGCCTAACATCAAAAGAGAGCAAGAGCTGATCAATTGGTCTAGAACAGGTGAAGAGCTTTACAACCAAGTCCGCGGCTTAAATCCTTGGCCTGTGGCCTATACGACCCTTAATGGACAAAACTTGAAAGTGTGGACGTCGAAAAAAACACCCGCACCAACAAAAGCCGAGCCCGGCACAGTCGTTGCGATTGAAAAGGAAGGGATTATAGTAGCCACAGGTAACGGCACGGCCTTGTTATTAACCGAACTTCAGCCGGCCGGCAAAAAACGCATGAAAGGCGAGGACTTTGTGCGCGGCGCTCATGTTGAAGCAGGCGATATGTTAGGAGTAAACAATGAAAAAAAATAG
- a CDS encoding YicC/YloC family endoribonuclease, protein MIRSMTGFGSASKTQDDLSVSVELKSVNYRFKEVNARLPRPLLYFEDKLKQTILQHIQRGRIELFVSIDSDMLVEKRLEIDWPLLDEYVAAAGDMKKRYQLAAEPEVMDFFKLDHVVQIHEEQTQNDKLEALITAAAEEAVKGLCEMREKEGLLLAKDCLMHIDQLEELVNETELLAADVVSRYRERLYARIKEWTEDVLDESRLVTECAIFADRSDISEEITRLKSHFAQFRDILAGGGAVGRKLDFLVQELNREANTIGSKANDHQITKLVVEMKSSIEKIKEQVQNIE, encoded by the coding sequence ATGATACGAAGTATGACAGGCTTCGGCAGTGCAAGCAAAACACAAGATGATCTCTCTGTAAGCGTTGAACTTAAATCTGTGAACTATAGATTTAAAGAAGTGAACGCTCGTTTGCCAAGGCCTTTGCTATATTTTGAAGATAAACTGAAACAGACCATTCTGCAGCATATCCAGCGCGGAAGAATTGAACTTTTTGTGTCCATTGACAGCGATATGCTTGTTGAGAAAAGGCTTGAAATTGATTGGCCGCTGCTCGATGAATATGTCGCAGCCGCGGGAGATATGAAGAAGCGGTATCAATTGGCTGCAGAGCCTGAAGTAATGGATTTCTTTAAGCTTGACCATGTCGTCCAGATTCATGAAGAACAGACGCAAAATGACAAGCTGGAGGCGTTAATCACCGCTGCTGCAGAGGAAGCGGTAAAAGGGCTCTGTGAAATGCGTGAAAAAGAGGGATTGCTTTTAGCAAAAGACTGCCTGATGCATATTGATCAGCTTGAAGAGCTGGTGAATGAAACTGAATTGCTGGCAGCCGATGTCGTATCTCGCTACCGGGAACGGCTGTACGCCAGAATAAAAGAATGGACTGAAGACGTGTTAGACGAGAGCCGGCTTGTAACAGAATGCGCTATTTTTGCAGACCGCTCTGATATCTCTGAAGAGATTACCAGGCTGAAGAGCCACTTCGCCCAATTTCGTGATATATTAGCTGGTGGAGGAGCTGTCGGGCGCAAACTCGATTTTCTCGTTCAGGAGCTGAACCGGGAAGCAAATACAATCGGCTCAAAAGCAAATGATCATCAGATCACAAAGCTTGTCGTCGAAATGAAAAGTTCTATTGAAAAAATAAAAGAACAAGTGCAAAATATAGAATAG
- the rpoZ gene encoding DNA-directed RNA polymerase subunit omega produces the protein MLDPSIDSLMNKLDSKYTLVTVSARRAREMQIKKDQLIEHTISHKYVGKALEEIDAGLLSFEKEDRE, from the coding sequence ATGTTAGATCCGTCGATTGACTCATTAATGAATAAATTAGATTCCAAATACACGCTCGTGACTGTTTCTGCGAGACGTGCGCGTGAAATGCAAATCAAAAAAGATCAATTGATTGAACATACGATTTCACACAAATATGTAGGCAAAGCTTTAGAAGAAATTGATGCAGGCCTGCTTTCGTTTGAAAAGGAAGACCGCGAATAG
- the remA gene encoding extracellular matrix/biofilm regulator RemA produces the protein MTIKLINIGFGNIISANRMISIVSPESAPIKRMIQDARDRGMLIDATYGRRTRAVVVMDSDHIILSAVQPETVAHRLSVKEEIMDEGQG, from the coding sequence ATGACGATTAAACTGATTAATATCGGATTTGGCAATATTATCTCCGCCAATCGGATGATTTCGATTGTCAGCCCGGAGTCTGCGCCAATCAAACGGATGATCCAGGATGCAAGAGACCGCGGAATGCTAATTGACGCTACATACGGGCGAAGAACCCGTGCAGTTGTCGTCATGGATAGTGATCACATTATCTTATCTGCCGTCCAGCCTGAGACAGTTGCACACAGACTTTCTGTTAAAGAAGAAATTATGGATGAAGGGCAGGGATAG
- the def gene encoding peptide deformylase, which translates to MAVKKVVTHPAEVLETPTETVTVFDKKLKKLLDDMYDTMLEMDGVGLAAPQIGILKRAAVVDIGDDSGRMDLVNPEILEKSGGQTGIEGCLSFPGVYGDVTRADYVKVRAFNRQGKPFILEARGFLARAVQHEMDHLDGVLFTSKISKYYTEDELADMEG; encoded by the coding sequence TTGGCTGTGAAAAAAGTCGTCACACATCCTGCGGAGGTTTTGGAAACCCCGACGGAAACCGTGACTGTTTTTGATAAAAAGCTAAAAAAACTGCTTGATGATATGTACGACACCATGCTTGAAATGGATGGGGTCGGACTGGCAGCGCCGCAGATCGGCATTTTAAAAAGAGCGGCTGTCGTAGACATCGGGGATGACAGCGGCAGAATGGATCTCGTTAATCCCGAGATTTTAGAAAAAAGCGGTGGGCAAACCGGAATTGAAGGATGCCTGAGCTTTCCCGGCGTCTATGGTGATGTCACACGTGCCGATTACGTCAAAGTGCGTGCATTTAACCGTCAGGGAAAACCGTTCATCCTGGAAGCGCGAGGCTTTTTAGCGAGGGCTGTGCAGCACGAAATGGACCATTTAGACGGTGTGCTGTTTACATCTAAAATAAGCAAATACTATACAGAAGATGAACTAGCGGATATGGAAGGATGA
- the coaBC gene encoding bifunctional phosphopantothenoylcysteine decarboxylase/phosphopantothenate--cysteine ligase CoaBC gives MLNNRNVLLCVSGGIAVYKACALTSKLVQAGANVKVIMTESACRFVSPLTFQALSRHEVYTDTFKEQNPSVISHIDAADWADLIIVAPATANVIGKLANGIADDMLTTTLLAATAPVWIAPAMNVHMYDHPAVKRNISVLYKDGYRFIEPSEGYLACGYVGKGRLEEPENIVELAEKHFAEEKIAPLEGKHVVITAGPTREAIDPVRFFTNKSTGKMGYALAGAAVQLGAQVTLISGPVSLDQPKGLAQFIPVQSAADMRDAVLSVYDSSDIVIKTAAVADFTPKTVFDHKMKKQDGDMTFELTRTVDILRELGEKKQSQLLVGFAAETQDVEHYARKKLAAKNLDMIVANDVKANGAGFGADTNIVTIFFEDGRKRELPMMSKLDVSFEILQEIAVLSKQTGEQS, from the coding sequence TTGCTTAACAATCGGAATGTGTTACTTTGCGTGAGCGGAGGCATCGCTGTTTATAAAGCCTGTGCGTTAACGAGCAAGCTGGTTCAGGCAGGAGCAAATGTCAAAGTGATTATGACTGAATCAGCATGCCGATTCGTCTCACCGCTGACATTTCAGGCATTGAGCCGCCATGAAGTATATACAGATACATTTAAAGAACAGAATCCAAGTGTCATATCTCATATTGATGCTGCAGACTGGGCCGACTTGATTATCGTGGCACCCGCTACGGCTAATGTGATTGGAAAATTGGCAAACGGCATCGCTGATGATATGCTGACGACCACGTTGTTAGCGGCAACGGCTCCCGTATGGATCGCGCCGGCGATGAACGTTCACATGTATGACCATCCGGCAGTCAAACGAAATATCTCTGTTCTGTATAAGGATGGTTATCGTTTTATTGAGCCGAGTGAGGGCTATTTAGCGTGCGGTTATGTAGGGAAAGGCAGATTGGAAGAGCCAGAAAATATCGTGGAGCTAGCCGAAAAGCATTTTGCTGAAGAAAAGATTGCTCCTTTGGAGGGCAAACATGTGGTCATTACAGCTGGCCCGACACGGGAAGCGATTGATCCTGTTCGATTTTTCACCAATAAATCAACGGGTAAAATGGGATACGCATTAGCGGGGGCTGCTGTTCAGCTCGGCGCACAGGTAACCTTAATCTCTGGCCCTGTTTCACTTGATCAGCCTAAAGGTCTGGCTCAGTTCATTCCTGTTCAATCTGCTGCGGATATGCGCGATGCGGTGCTCTCTGTGTATGACTCAAGTGATATTGTCATTAAAACAGCTGCGGTAGCCGATTTTACGCCGAAAACCGTATTTGACCATAAAATGAAAAAACAAGACGGCGATATGACCTTTGAATTGACAAGAACGGTTGATATTTTAAGAGAATTGGGCGAGAAAAAGCAGTCCCAGCTTTTAGTTGGTTTCGCCGCTGAAACACAAGACGTTGAACACTATGCGCGCAAAAAGCTCGCCGCTAAAAATCTTGATATGATTGTGGCAAATGATGTGAAAGCAAATGGGGCCGGTTTTGGTGCTGATACGAATATCGTGACAATCTTTTTCGAAGACGGGCGCAAACGCGAGCTTCCGATGATGTCTAAGCTCGATGTTTCTTTTGAAATCCTCCAGGAAATCGCAGTCCTCTCAAAACAAACTGGAGAGCAATCATGA